Proteins from a single region of bacterium:
- a CDS encoding stage 0 sporulation protein, producing the protein MDIAGIRLRGVCKTFTFDCAGVTVQRGDYAIVQTERGASLGQVVRRIDDHAPKGDKPPFGKVLRVATTEDMRAHQENARREAEAVTFCTARIAERRLPMKLVRAEYLLDRSKAVFYFTADGRIDFRELVKDLAHELRTRIEMRQIGVRDEARAIGGVGPCGKELCCATFLRDFEPITVKMAKDQRLSLNPAKLSGVCGRLMCCLIYEHDSYARRKACGSCPSPKAPPPPPTPQADDAEEMTARLTDDDEGTA; encoded by the coding sequence ATGGACATCGCCGGTATCCGCCTTCGTGGCGTCTGCAAGACCTTTACCTTCGACTGCGCGGGGGTGACCGTGCAGCGGGGCGACTACGCCATCGTGCAGACGGAGCGGGGAGCGTCGCTGGGCCAGGTGGTCCGCCGGATCGACGACCACGCGCCGAAGGGGGACAAGCCCCCCTTCGGCAAGGTCCTCCGGGTAGCCACGACGGAGGACATGCGCGCCCACCAGGAGAACGCCCGCCGGGAAGCCGAGGCGGTAACGTTCTGCACCGCCCGCATCGCGGAGCGGAGGCTCCCGATGAAACTGGTGCGGGCCGAGTACCTCCTCGACCGGAGCAAGGCGGTCTTCTACTTCACGGCGGACGGCCGGATCGACTTCCGGGAACTGGTCAAGGACCTGGCCCACGAGCTTCGCACGCGCATCGAGATGCGCCAGATCGGGGTGCGCGACGAGGCGCGCGCGATCGGTGGGGTCGGTCCCTGCGGCAAGGAGCTCTGCTGCGCGACCTTCCTTCGCGACTTCGAGCCGATCACGGTCAAGATGGCGAAGGACCAGAGGCTGTCCCTCAACCCGGCGAAGCTCTCCGGGGTCTGCGGGCGGCTGATGTGCTGCCTGATCTACGAACACGATTCGTACGCCCGCCGGAAGGCGTGCGGGTCCTGCCCCTCCCCCAAGGCCCCTCCTCCCCCGCCGACCCCGCAGGCCGACGACGCCGAGGAGATGACCGCCCGGCTGACCGACGACGACGAGGGGACGGCGTGA